Proteins encoded within one genomic window of Acinetobacter sp. YWS30-1:
- a CDS encoding DUF5713 family protein, with protein sequence MFADLLLPMFDDEYYPDILVAEIKQHIERFASKVSKSGLSDQDVYQLAHETVADINAMKPQFEDLDSSLDDTAADYIAEAMMMVVQEQGLFDIEMEELVVNREW encoded by the coding sequence ATGTTTGCAGATTTACTTCTCCCCATGTTCGATGATGAATATTATCCCGATATTCTGGTTGCAGAAATCAAGCAACACATCGAACGTTTTGCTTCAAAAGTATCTAAATCCGGTTTATCAGATCAGGATGTATATCAGCTGGCCCATGAGACTGTGGCAGACATCAATGCCATGAAGCCACAGTTTGAAGATCTGGACTCTTCTCTGGATGATACTGCCGCAGACTATATTGCCGAGGCCATGATGATGGTCGTGCAAGAGCAGGGTCTGTTTGATATTGAAATGGAAGAACTGGTCGTTAATCGCGAATGGTAA
- the yhbY gene encoding ribosome assembly RNA-binding protein YhbY — translation MASLSIQERKRLRQIGHALNPVVMLGDKGLTESVVEELNRALNDHELIKVKVVAEDREARAALIAELSETTGAEVVQTIGKIALLYKKAPKQNQKLSNLVRFAHLSN, via the coding sequence ATGGCGTCTTTATCTATTCAGGAACGTAAGCGTTTACGTCAAATTGGACATGCATTAAACCCGGTTGTAATGCTTGGTGACAAAGGCTTAACTGAATCTGTAGTTGAAGAGCTAAATCGTGCCCTTAATGATCACGAACTCATTAAAGTAAAAGTGGTGGCTGAAGACCGTGAAGCACGTGCAGCACTCATTGCTGAACTTTCAGAAACTACAGGTGCTGAAGTGGTACAAACTATTGGTAAAATTGCGCTGCTTTACAAGAAAGCTCCAAAGCAAAACCAGAAGTTATCCAATCTTGTCCGTTTTGCCCATCTTTCTAACTAA
- the ftsH gene encoding ATP-dependent zinc metalloprotease FtsH — MSDLFKNAVLWLVILGVLVLIFSNVSDRNQPTTMNYSEFVAAVNAGQIKQVTIDGERIRGEKSNGSEFESIRPAVQDPELMPSLIKNNVVVEGEAPQRQGLLMQLLIASFPVLLIILLFMFFMRNMGGGAGGKNGPMSFGKSKAKMLSEDQIKVTFTDVAGCDEAKQEVVEIVDFLKDPAKFKRLGATIPKGVLMVGPPGTGKTLLAKAIAGEAKVPFFSISGSDFVEMFVGVGASRVRDMFEQAKRHAPCIIFIDEIDAVGRHRGSGTGGGHDEREQTLNQMLVEMDGFEGNEGIIVIAATNRADVLDKALLRPGRFDRQVMVGLPDIKGREQILNVHLKKLPSTTGVDVKVLARGTPGFSGAQLANLVNEAALFAARRNKNTVDMHDFEDAKDKLYMGPERKSMVLREEERRATAYHEAGHAIVAEMLPGTDPVHKVTIMPRGWALGVTWQLPEFDQTSHYKDKMLNELSILFGGRIAEEVFINQMSTGASNDFERATKMARAMVTKYGMSDKLGVMVYEDDSQQSFMGSIGTRTISEATQQQVDAEVRRIIDEQYKVARDILENNKDIAHAMVKALLEWETIDREQIRDIMEGREPKPPKVYVSDNPVIDVTPTDGPMTPPPLPAN; from the coding sequence TTGAGCGATCTTTTTAAGAATGCCGTATTGTGGCTCGTGATACTGGGTGTGCTGGTGTTAATCTTCAGCAACGTCAGTGACCGCAATCAACCGACTACAATGAACTATTCGGAGTTTGTTGCCGCGGTCAATGCTGGCCAAATTAAACAAGTTACAATTGATGGCGAAAGAATTCGCGGTGAAAAATCAAACGGTTCAGAGTTTGAAAGCATTCGCCCGGCAGTTCAAGACCCAGAACTGATGCCAAGCCTGATTAAAAATAATGTGGTCGTTGAAGGTGAAGCGCCTCAACGTCAAGGCTTGCTCATGCAATTGCTGATTGCAAGTTTCCCTGTGCTTCTAATCATTTTGTTATTCATGTTCTTTATGCGCAACATGGGTGGCGGTGCAGGCGGCAAGAATGGCCCAATGAGCTTTGGTAAATCTAAAGCGAAAATGCTATCTGAAGACCAGATCAAAGTAACATTTACTGATGTTGCGGGTTGTGACGAAGCAAAACAGGAAGTGGTTGAAATCGTTGACTTCCTGAAAGATCCTGCAAAATTCAAACGTTTGGGTGCGACTATTCCTAAGGGCGTCCTGATGGTGGGTCCTCCAGGTACAGGTAAAACCTTGCTGGCTAAAGCCATTGCAGGTGAAGCAAAAGTTCCATTCTTTAGTATCTCAGGTTCTGACTTCGTTGAAATGTTTGTGGGTGTCGGTGCATCTCGTGTACGTGACATGTTCGAACAGGCAAAACGACATGCACCATGTATCATCTTCATTGATGAGATTGATGCAGTCGGTCGTCATCGTGGTTCAGGTACAGGTGGCGGTCATGATGAACGTGAACAGACTCTGAACCAGATGCTGGTAGAAATGGATGGTTTCGAAGGCAATGAAGGCATTATTGTCATCGCTGCAACTAACCGTGCTGATGTACTGGATAAAGCCTTACTTCGTCCAGGTCGTTTCGACCGTCAAGTCATGGTAGGTCTGCCAGATATTAAAGGTCGTGAGCAAATCCTGAATGTACACTTGAAGAAACTTCCTTCTACTACTGGTGTAGATGTCAAAGTTCTTGCTCGTGGTACGCCAGGCTTCTCAGGTGCACAGTTGGCCAACCTTGTAAACGAAGCAGCATTATTCGCTGCCCGTCGTAACAAGAACACCGTCGATATGCATGACTTTGAAGATGCGAAAGACAAACTGTACATGGGTCCTGAACGTAAATCGATGGTACTTCGTGAAGAAGAGCGTCGTGCTACGGCTTACCATGAAGCAGGTCATGCGATTGTGGCAGAAATGCTTCCAGGTACAGACCCTGTGCATAAAGTGACCATCATGCCGCGTGGTTGGGCATTGGGTGTCACTTGGCAGTTACCTGAGTTTGATCAAACCAGCCATTATAAAGACAAGATGTTGAATGAACTTTCAATCCTGTTCGGTGGTCGTATCGCAGAGGAAGTCTTCATTAACCAGATGTCGACTGGTGCTTCGAATGACTTTGAACGTGCAACTAAAATGGCACGTGCAATGGTGACCAAATATGGTATGTCGGACAAGTTAGGTGTCATGGTCTATGAAGATGACTCTCAACAGTCATTTATGGGTAGCATTGGAACCCGTACGATTTCTGAAGCAACCCAACAACAGGTAGATGCGGAAGTTCGTCGTATCATTGATGAGCAATACAAGGTTGCACGCGATATCCTTGAAAATAACAAAGATATTGCCCATGCCATGGTGAAAGCGCTACTTGAGTGGGAAACAATTGATCGTGAACAGATTCGTGACATTATGGAAGGTCGTGAGCCAAAACCACCTAAAGTTTATGTTTCAGACAATCCAGTGATTGATGTAACACCGACTGATGGTCCAATGACTCCTCCGCCATTACCAGCGAACTAA
- the carA gene encoding glutamine-hydrolyzing carbamoyl-phosphate synthase small subunit — protein MSTPAILALADGTIFKGTSIGASGCTTGEVVFNTAMTGYQEILTDPSYAQQLVTLTYPHIGNTGCNEEDAESGRIHKVWANGLIIRDLPLLHSNFRANQSLGDYLKQHNVVAIADIDTRRLTRILRDKGAQNGCILAGENITEEEAVEKARAFGGLSGLDLAKECCDPTGFEWTEGSWALGKGFTQPELKFHVVAYDYGVKTNILRMLADRGCKLTVVPAQTPAEKVLALNPDGVFLSNGPGDPAACDYAIEAVKTIVETTEIPVFGICLGHQILALASGAKTVKMPHGHHGANHPVQNIETGTVMITSQNHGFAVDESTLPAVLRVTHRSLFDGTNQGIHRTDKPAFSFQGHPEASPGPHDCAPLFDHFIELIEASKK, from the coding sequence TTGAGCACCCCAGCAATTTTAGCCCTTGCCGACGGAACTATCTTTAAAGGTACTTCAATTGGCGCATCGGGTTGTACGACTGGTGAAGTCGTTTTCAACACTGCCATGACTGGCTATCAAGAAATTTTGACTGATCCTAGTTATGCACAGCAGCTTGTAACGCTAACTTACCCACATATCGGTAACACAGGTTGCAACGAAGAAGACGCTGAATCAGGTCGTATTCATAAAGTATGGGCAAACGGTTTAATTATCCGTGACCTTCCTTTACTACATAGTAACTTCCGTGCGAATCAATCACTCGGTGATTATTTAAAACAGCACAATGTAGTTGCCATTGCTGACATCGACACGCGACGATTAACTCGAATTTTGCGTGATAAAGGTGCACAAAACGGTTGTATCCTTGCGGGTGAAAACATCACTGAAGAAGAAGCAGTCGAAAAAGCACGTGCATTCGGTGGTTTAAGTGGTTTAGACCTTGCGAAAGAATGCTGTGATCCGACCGGTTTCGAATGGACTGAAGGCTCATGGGCACTTGGCAAAGGCTTTACTCAACCTGAACTTAAATTCCATGTGGTTGCATACGACTACGGTGTCAAAACCAACATCTTGCGTATGCTCGCAGACCGCGGCTGTAAATTGACTGTGGTGCCTGCACAAACTCCTGCTGAAAAAGTACTTGCGTTAAATCCAGATGGCGTATTCCTGTCAAATGGTCCTGGCGATCCAGCTGCATGTGACTACGCAATTGAAGCTGTAAAAACAATTGTTGAAACAACTGAAATTCCAGTATTTGGTATCTGCTTAGGTCACCAGATTCTTGCTCTTGCATCGGGTGCTAAAACGGTAAAAATGCCGCACGGTCACCATGGCGCTAACCATCCTGTACAGAATATCGAAACTGGTACAGTGATGATTACTTCTCAAAACCACGGCTTCGCAGTGGATGAAAGCACCTTGCCTGCGGTATTGCGTGTGACTCATCGCTCACTGTTTGATGGTACAAACCAAGGTATCCATCGTACAGACAAACCTGCGTTCAGCTTCCAGGGTCACCCTGAAGCAAGCCCTGGTCCACATGACTGCGCACCATTGTTCGATCATTTCATCGAACTTATCGAAGCATCTAAGAAGTAA
- a CDS encoding DOMON-like domain-containing protein gives MASYELSAFDRRFQAISLVGAIEQQNPCSLNVGFWLRDPNQYVLWPEMVTAHPRRDFLWEQTCFEIFIGVQGEDYYREINLSPSQAWQAYQFEEYRYPEDMPPPAAYDIELNQLKRTHYGLNVSLDLTEFMVEHKLKWADLFIGLTAVLKTSQGDQYFAMQHSSPEADFHNKRDWLHVF, from the coding sequence ATGGCCAGTTACGAACTCAGCGCATTTGATCGCCGTTTTCAGGCAATCTCATTGGTCGGTGCCATCGAACAGCAAAATCCATGCAGCTTGAATGTCGGATTTTGGTTGCGTGATCCCAACCAGTACGTGCTGTGGCCAGAAATGGTTACTGCACATCCCCGTCGTGATTTTTTGTGGGAACAGACCTGCTTTGAAATCTTTATCGGGGTTCAGGGTGAAGATTATTATCGCGAAATCAATCTTTCCCCTTCTCAGGCTTGGCAAGCCTATCAGTTTGAGGAATATCGCTATCCGGAAGATATGCCGCCACCTGCTGCATACGATATCGAACTGAATCAGCTTAAACGTACCCATTATGGTCTGAATGTCAGTCTGGATCTGACCGAGTTTATGGTTGAGCATAAACTTAAATGGGCAGACCTGTTTATTGGTCTGACAGCAGTATTAAAAACCTCACAAGGTGATCAATACTTTGCGATGCAGCACAGCAGCCCAGAAGCAGACTTCCACAATAAACGGGATTGGCTGCATGTCTTTTAA
- a CDS encoding GNAT family protein → MTLPVLESSIYQLRLEPLSWEHFADLENACAEGDLGEVLYNSVPYLHKLKHYFTQAFEQQSKGERMAFAVIDLTSDRAIGTTSFHDIKPEIPRVEIGFTWYAKPYQRTYVNRVCKYLLLQHAFEELNAQVVGFRTDHLNLKSQKAIEALGAKQDGIIRCHMLRKDGVTLRDSYIYSILKSEWVDVKALLQSKLMQYSNKNYFEI, encoded by the coding sequence ATGACTTTACCTGTTCTGGAATCCAGTATTTATCAGCTACGTTTAGAACCATTGAGTTGGGAACATTTTGCAGACTTAGAAAATGCCTGTGCCGAAGGGGACTTGGGGGAAGTGTTATATAATTCGGTACCTTACCTACATAAACTTAAACACTACTTTACCCAAGCTTTTGAACAGCAGTCCAAAGGTGAAAGAATGGCTTTTGCCGTGATTGATTTAACTTCAGACCGAGCAATCGGCACCACCAGCTTTCATGATATCAAGCCGGAAATTCCACGCGTTGAAATTGGCTTTACCTGGTATGCCAAACCTTATCAACGAACCTATGTAAACCGGGTCTGTAAATATCTTTTGCTGCAGCATGCATTTGAAGAGCTGAATGCTCAAGTGGTAGGCTTTCGGACTGATCATCTGAATCTTAAAAGTCAAAAAGCTATTGAAGCTCTGGGTGCCAAACAGGATGGCATCATTAGATGTCATATGCTGCGTAAAGATGGCGTGACACTCAGAGATAGTTATATCTATAGTATTTTAAAAAGCGAATGGGTTGATGTAAAAGCGTTACTGCAATCCAAGCTGATGCAATATTCCAATAAGAACTATTTTGAAATCTAG
- a CDS encoding hemolysin family protein, with protein MSLFQNIVIILLLIAGAGFLSLTEIALAGARKVKLKILAESGDIRAQKVLDLQENSADFFAASQIGLNAVAILGGILGEGAFRPYIINLLSRFYQGPWTETIAFSLSFTAVTSLFILFADLMPKRLAMIAPEKISVSVINPIQVFIKICKPLAWFINAIANLLFRLFKVNTIRDDNITFADISAVMDAGAQAGVLQKQEHHFIENVFELEERNVPSSMTTRENVVFFTLKESEASIRQKLAEFPYSKFLVCNENIDDVIGYVDSKDILVRILNNQSLLQLNENTIRTVLTIPDTLTLSELLDRFRSTKEKFAVVINEYALVVGVITLSDIMITVMGDWVTPLEEDQQIIKRDSNSWLIDGSTPIEDIKHALEIDEMPDEENYETLAGFMMFKLRKIPRPADIVLHAGYKFEVVDVDHFKIDQLLVTRMLEVKKPPTEESE; from the coding sequence GTGAGCCTCTTTCAAAACATCGTGATTATCTTATTACTCATCGCGGGGGCCGGTTTTTTATCATTAACAGAAATCGCGCTTGCAGGTGCTCGTAAGGTCAAATTAAAAATTTTGGCTGAATCGGGAGATATTCGCGCTCAAAAAGTTTTAGATTTACAAGAAAACTCTGCTGACTTTTTTGCAGCGTCCCAAATCGGCTTAAACGCCGTTGCCATTTTAGGCGGTATTTTAGGTGAAGGCGCCTTCCGCCCTTATATCATCAATTTACTTTCCAGATTTTATCAAGGTCCCTGGACTGAAACGATTGCATTCAGCCTGTCCTTCACCGCAGTTACTTCATTATTTATTCTGTTTGCGGACTTGATGCCGAAACGTCTGGCCATGATCGCTCCAGAAAAAATTTCTGTCTCGGTGATTAATCCAATTCAGGTATTTATCAAAATCTGTAAACCACTGGCCTGGTTCATCAATGCCATTGCGAACCTGTTGTTCCGCTTATTTAAAGTGAATACCATCCGAGATGATAATATTACCTTTGCGGATATTTCTGCGGTAATGGATGCGGGTGCTCAGGCAGGTGTGTTGCAGAAACAGGAACATCACTTTATTGAGAACGTGTTTGAGCTTGAAGAACGTAATGTTCCTTCTAGTATGACCACACGTGAAAATGTGGTGTTCTTTACCTTGAAAGAATCGGAAGCCAGTATTCGCCAGAAACTGGCTGAATTCCCTTATTCCAAGTTCCTGGTCTGTAATGAAAATATCGACGATGTGATTGGATATGTCGACTCCAAAGATATTCTGGTTCGTATTCTGAATAATCAGTCTTTACTTCAGTTAAATGAAAATACCATCCGTACGGTTCTAACCATTCCAGATACACTGACTCTATCTGAATTACTGGATCGCTTCCGTTCAACCAAGGAAAAGTTCGCCGTCGTTATTAATGAATATGCCTTGGTCGTAGGTGTGATTACCCTCTCCGACATTATGATTACCGTGATGGGCGACTGGGTTACTCCCTTGGAAGAAGACCAGCAGATCATTAAGCGTGACAGCAATTCATGGCTGATTGATGGCAGTACGCCTATTGAAGACATCAAACATGCGCTGGAAATTGATGAAATGCCAGATGAAGAGAATTATGAAACTCTGGCTGGTTTTATGATGTTCAAGCTGCGCAAGATTCCACGTCCTGCAGATATTGTGCTACATGCGGGTTATAAGTTTGAAGTTGTCGATGTTGATCATTTCAAGATTGACCAGTTACTGGTTACACGTATGCTGGAAGTAAAAAAGCCACCGACAGAAGAATCAGAATAA
- the folP gene encoding dihydropteroate synthase, whose product MQLKPLRPQIWTFGHLKLDLSQPHVMGILNVTPDSFSDGGLHNQKDQAVVKALEMIADGATVIDVGGESTRPGASVVEVEEEIRRVVPVVEELAKHDVIISIDTSQPEVIKAAVKAGAHIWNDVRALTRPQALETAAELNIPVIIMHMRGEPTTMNNLDQYDDVTQDVIRELSQRVQDALDVGVKAEHIMIDPGFGFAKNAQQNLKLLQEFYKLTEMGYPILSALSRKRFIGAALDGAEPQARAVGSAAAHLLSIQQGACMVRAHDVKVTADAIKIWKAMQNA is encoded by the coding sequence ATGCAGCTGAAGCCACTACGACCACAGATCTGGACTTTCGGTCATTTGAAACTGGATTTGTCTCAGCCGCATGTGATGGGAATTTTAAATGTGACTCCGGATTCCTTTAGCGATGGGGGGCTGCACAATCAGAAAGATCAGGCAGTAGTAAAAGCCCTGGAAATGATTGCTGATGGTGCCACCGTAATTGATGTGGGTGGTGAATCTACACGTCCAGGTGCATCAGTCGTGGAAGTTGAAGAAGAAATCCGTCGTGTTGTGCCTGTAGTTGAAGAACTGGCCAAGCATGATGTGATCATCTCGATTGATACTTCACAGCCAGAAGTGATTAAAGCAGCCGTGAAAGCGGGTGCACATATCTGGAATGATGTACGCGCGCTCACTCGTCCACAAGCGTTAGAGACGGCAGCAGAACTGAATATTCCGGTGATCATCATGCATATGCGTGGTGAGCCGACTACGATGAATAATCTGGATCAGTATGATGATGTGACTCAGGATGTGATTCGGGAACTGTCACAACGGGTTCAAGATGCTCTAGATGTGGGTGTTAAAGCTGAACATATCATGATTGATCCTGGTTTTGGATTTGCAAAAAATGCCCAGCAAAATTTAAAGCTGTTGCAAGAGTTTTATAAATTGACAGAAATGGGCTATCCGATTTTGTCTGCTTTATCCCGCAAACGTTTTATTGGTGCTGCACTAGATGGTGCAGAACCACAAGCACGTGCAGTAGGTTCGGCTGCGGCGCATTTGCTGAGCATTCAGCAAGGTGCCTGTATGGTTCGAGCACATGATGTCAAGGTAACAGCAGACGCCATCAAAATCTGGAAAGCTATGCAAAATGCCTAA
- the rlmE gene encoding 23S rRNA (uridine(2552)-2'-O)-methyltransferase RlmE: MATRITNQKLSKSSRAWMREHLDDFYVKKAQKEGYRARAAYKLLEIQEKYGIIKPGMTVVDLGAAPGSWSQIAGKLVGDKGLVIASDILEMDALPDVTFLQGDFREQEVFDKLLNILNGRTVDVVISDMAPNTSGNRAVDQPRQIYLCELALDFANKVLGPKGQFVVKVFQGSGFDEFRKEVVNSFDVLKTIKPAASRARSKEVFLVGQGRKKALK, translated from the coding sequence ATGGCAACACGCATTACCAACCAAAAGTTATCTAAAAGTAGTCGTGCGTGGATGAGAGAGCATCTTGATGACTTTTATGTGAAAAAAGCACAAAAAGAAGGTTATCGTGCCCGTGCTGCGTACAAGTTGCTAGAAATTCAGGAAAAATACGGCATTATCAAACCCGGCATGACTGTAGTGGACTTGGGTGCTGCCCCAGGAAGCTGGTCCCAGATTGCCGGAAAACTGGTCGGTGATAAAGGTCTGGTGATTGCATCAGACATCTTGGAAATGGATGCGCTACCTGATGTGACTTTCTTGCAGGGCGATTTCCGTGAACAAGAAGTATTCGATAAATTGTTAAATATTTTAAACGGACGCACAGTAGACGTTGTAATTTCAGATATGGCCCCCAATACATCAGGTAATAGAGCTGTAGATCAACCACGTCAGATTTATTTATGTGAACTTGCTCTGGATTTTGCCAACAAGGTACTCGGCCCGAAAGGACAGTTTGTAGTGAAAGTATTCCAGGGTTCAGGTTTTGATGAATTTCGTAAAGAAGTCGTCAACAGTTTTGATGTATTGAAGACGATTAAACCTGCTGCATCACGTGCCCGTTCGAAAGAAGTGTTTCTGGTCGGACAGGGGCGCAAGAAGGCTTTGAAATAA